GTCTAGACCAAGATGCCAAGATTGTGACCTTTACAACGGTTGCTGCGGCAGAAAAAGAAGAAGTTGGGACTGAAATTGAAACAGAAGGTGCAGAATAATGTCTCATAAAAAAACGAAAAATAAAAAGAGTAAGAAAAATAAGCGCAGAAATCTATTTATCAATATTTTAGCGGGTTTCTTAATTCTTCTTTCCCTAGCCTTGATTTTTAATTCAAAGATTCGCGATATCTTTTTGATCTGGAATACCAATAAATACCAAGTCAATCAAGTCACTAAGGAAAATATAGATGAAAATTTAAAATCCGAGGGAAATTTTGATTTTGACTCTGTTAAGTCTATTTCATCTGAAGCTGTATTGGCTTCTCAATGGGATGCCCAAAAGCTTCCAGTTATCGGTGGCATTGCTATTCCTGAAGTAGAAATCAACCTGCCTATTTTCAAAGGTTTGGATAATGTAAACTTGTTCTATGGAGCAGGGACCATGAAACCTGACCAAAAAATGGGAGAAGGGAACTATTCTCTAGCCAGTCACCATATCTTTACTGCTGAAAATGCCAGTCAAATGCTCTTCTCACCTTTGGTCAATGCCAAAGCAGGTATGAAAATTTACCTGACGGATAAGGATAAAGTTTATACTTATGTGATTACAGAAGTTAAACGTGTTACACCAGACCGTGTAGATGAAATCGAAGATCGTGATGGCGTAAAGGAGATTACTTTGGTTACTTGTGTTGATTATAATGCGACTGAACGTATAATCGTCAAAGGAATCTTTAAAGAATCAAAAGCTTATTCTGAGACTTCTGAGGATATTTTGAAGGCCTTTAATCAACCGTATAGACAACGTTATTAAGAATGAATGAACCAGTGAAGTGCTATTTCACTGGTTTTTTATGTCAACAAATAGGTTCAAAATAGTTCTTGTGAAAAAGGATAAGAAGGCTTAGGATAAAGATTTTTAAATAAATATTTTAGAATTTTACAGAAAACGCTTTCTAGAAAACAAGAATTATGTTATAATTATCACAAATAAAAGTTTAGGAGTTTTTTATGGTCTCTTCAGAATTTATTTCAAAGATTGAATTTGCTTGTAAGAAGAAAGAAAGTCTTTATAGCCAAAGTAAGTTTAAGTATTCGATTCGTTCCATGTTTGCAGGTGCTTTTCTAACATTTAGTACGGCTGCGGGTGCAGTTGGGGCTGACTTGATTAATAAGATCGCACCAGGCAGTGGACGCTTCCTCTTCCCATTCGTTTTTGCTTGGGGATTGGCCTACATTGTTTTCTTGAATGCTGAGCTAGTAACTTCAAATATGATGTTTTTGACAGCTGGTAGTTTCTTGAAAAAAATCTCATGGAGAAAAACAGCTGAGATTTTACTATACTGTACCTTATTCAACCTTATCGGAGCTTTGATAGCAGGTTGGGGCTTTGCCCACTCAGCAGCCTATGCAAATCTAACACATGATAGCTTCATTTCAGGGGTTGTTGAGATGAAGTTAGGTCGTTCCAATGAGCTAGTCTTGCTTGAAGGTATTTTAGCCAATATCTTTGTAAACATTGCCATTCTTTCATTCGTTTTGGTGAAAGACGGTGGCGCCAAACTTTGGCTTGTCTTATCAGCGATTTACATGTTTGTATTCTTAACAAACGAACACATTGCTGCGAACTTTGCTTCTTTTGCGATTGTTAAGTTTAGTGTTGCAGCTGATTCTATCGCAAACTTTGACATTCCGAACATCCTTCGTCACTGGGGTATAACCTTTGTCGGAAACTTTATCGGAGGAGGTCTCTTGATGGGCTTACCATACGCCTTCCTCAATAAAAACGAAGATACTTATGTCGATTAAAGAAATGAGCACGAGTTAATCGTGCTTTTTTGTTTGATGTGTATGACTAGTCATAGTTGTTCCTTATATCAAAATATAGAAAAACTGTATTGGAAAAGGCTAACCCAAGATGATACAATATACCTAATGAAGCTATTTGGAGGTCGTCTTATGACTCGTGATTTTAAATTTGAAACCCTACAATTGCATGCAGGGCAAGTCGTTGATCCAGCGACCAAGTCTCGTGCAGTACCGATTTATCAAACAACATCCTTCGTTTTTGATGACACGCAGGAGGGTGCAGATTTGTTTGCTTTGAGAAAACCAGGCAATATCTATACTCGTATCACAAATCCTACAACAGCAGCCTTTGAGGAAAGAATCGCTGCTCTTGAAGGTGGTGTTGGAGCACTAGCGACAGCATCTGGTATGGCTGCACTTACTTATACAATTCTTGCCCTTGCTCATGCGGGTGACCATGTGGTGGCTGCGTCAACTATTTACGGTGGGACTTTCAATCTCTTGAAAGAAACCCTTCCTCGTTATGGAATCACAACCACCTTTGTCGATGTGGATAATTTGGAGGAAGTAGAAGCAGCTATCGGTGACAATACCAAACTTGTCTTGATTGAAACCTTAGGGAATCCCTTGATTAACATTCCTGACTTGGAAAAATTGGCTGAGATTGCGCATAAACACCAGATTCCTCTCGTTTCTGACAATACTTTTGCCACACCATATTTGATTAACGTTTTCTCTCACGGTGTCGATATTTCAGTCCACTCAGCGACTAAGTTTATCGGTGGACATGGTACGACTATTGGAGGAGTGATTGTCGATAGCGGTCGTTTTGACTGGGCAGCTTCAGGGAAGTTCCCTCAATTTGTTGAGGAAGACCCAAGCTACCATAACTTGAGCTATACTCGTGACGTGGGTGCTGCAGCCTTTATTATCGCTGTTCGTGTTCAATTGCTTCGTGATACAGGTGCTGCCTTGTCACCATTTAATGCCTTTCTCTTGCTCCAAGGGCTTGAAACTCTCTCTCTTCGTGTTGAACGTCATGTGCAAAATGCAGAGAAAATTGTTGATTTCCTTGTCAACCATCCTAAGGTAGAAAAAGTCAACTATCCAAAACTTGCTGACAGTCCATATCATGCCTTGGCTGAGAAATATTTGCCAAAAGGTGTTGGTTCAATCTTTACCTTCCATGTCAAAGGTGGAGAGACAGAAGCACGCAAGGTCATTGATAATTTGGAAATCTTCTCTGACCTTGCAAACGTTGCAGATGCCAAATCTCTTGTTGTCCATCCTGCGACAACCACTCACGGTCAGTTGTCAGAAAAAGATCTAGAAGCAGCAGGTGTCACACCAAACCAAATCCGCTTGTCTATCGGTCTTGAAAATGTAGAGGATTTGATTGAAGATTTGCGTTTAGCCTTGGAAAAAGTATAAAGTAAGACAGATAAATAATTCGTAACTAATTATTAAATAAACTATATAAGGCTAGTACTATCTAGTCTTATATAGTTTATTTTGCTATAATAGTTTAAAATATGATTAGTATTATTGTTATGAGATTGTTAGAGAATATTAAGTAAACTTTAAGACGAACATAGAATCATTAAGAAAGGCAAGGAAACTACTTGTCTCTAAAAATTAACTTTCTTTTTCAACTCAAGAAGGTTTAGGGGATGGACGTTTGATTCAGGAATAGTAATAATAATCAAATGGAGCTAATCAGAATTAAATTATAGATGTAGAAGAAATTAGTCCTGAATTTGACTTATAAGATTCAGTTAAATCAATTAGTTTCAAATAAAATGAAAAATTTTTAAGAACTTAGAATGGTTGGAAAGTTTCCCGTTTTATCACTTAATGGTGTTGTGTTAAGAGTGATTATGTGAAATTGTTAAAAAGTAAAGTTTGATTTTGAAAAAAATAATTATAAATAAAAGGAGAAATTCTAAATGAGCCATTGCCATTCTGAACATAAAGAAATTAGTAATAATGTTCATACATTTTATATCGGATTTGATTTAGATGATTTTGGCAAGATTTCACAAGTAAAAAAGAAGTTTTATGACGAATTGTTTGACGACATTGCTTCTTTTGCTTTCGGATCACATAATGTAATGAAGAGAATCAAAGAACCTCAGGATATTTCTAAAGTTCAGAGGGAAGCATTGAGAAAAATGTATAATATACCAGAATTACAAGAAGCTAGTAGGTACTATCTTGAATCAGATTTAGTAGAGGATAAGTATCTTAAGCGTGGTGAGTTTGGAGAATTGCTTTTATATCATCTGCTACATGAATATTTTAATGCTGATGCTTTAATTTCAAAAATCTATTTCAAGGATAGCATGGGGCTACCAGCGCATGGTTTTGATGCAGTTCACGTAGATTCTGATAATCAAATCTTGTGGATTGGAGAATCTAAATTATATTCTGAATCTAGTTCTGCTATTGATGCTTTGATGAAAGATTTAGAAGAACATTTTAGAATATCATTTTTTGATTCTGAGTTTGTTATTATAGAAAATCGTGTTCATGATAGCGACATAGAACTTGATGATTTTATGAAAAAATTAATTAATCCCCAAACAAAAGTTTTAGATAAACTTGCTAATATCAATATTGCATTATTTGCTGGATTTGATAGCAAGTCATTGCAAGAGTTTGAAGATGAAGAGTCATTTAAGAAAAAATTAGAATCAGAGATTAATATTTTAGAAAAAAAAGCGTTAAAAAAAATAGAAGAGCATCCGTGGAATGAGCATTTAAATATTTTTTTATTTTTATTTCCCATTGACAACAAAAAAGAATTTGTCAAAGATCTACATTTAAAATTAAAAGGGGCGCAGCAAGGATGAAAAATATTAAAGAAATTCTAAAATATTCTGAGTTAAAAAATTATGAAGAAAATTTTGAACTTATTAAATATATTTCTAGTATTATTGATACATCTGATGCTAGAAAAGTAATAATTCATATCTTAGATATTTGGGAAAATGTAAATAATAACGCAAAAGAAATGTGGATTGATTTGATTGGAAGAGCAGGATTTTATCCGTATTATATTGAAAAAGTTTGTCAAGAAGAGCAATTAACTCTGTCACTTCAGGATCAAATAAAAACAGAATTTTTTAAATCTGATTATCTTCCAAATATATATTTTCATCAACAGCAAAAAGAAATAGAAATAGCTTTATCCAATGGAAATAATATAGCTGTAAGCGCGCCAACTAGTTTTGGAAAAAGCTTACTTATCGAAGAGATTGTAGCAAGAAAACAATTCTGTAATATCTTAATTATACAACCAACTCTTGCATTAATTGATGAAACAAGAAAAAAACTATCAAAGTATAAAGGAGATTATAATTTAATAATTAATACTCGTCAAATAGTTCTTGAGAAAAATATTTTTATTTTAACAGCTGAACGAGTGTTAGAATTTCCAAATCTTCCCAATATAGATTTTTTTGTCATTGATGAATTTTATAAAATTTGTAATCGTCTAAATGATAGTAGAATTGATTCTTTGAATGTTGCGTTATTAAGAGTTATGAAACATAATACCCAAGCAATGTTCTTAACTCCTACTGTAGATTCTTTATCGGAGGCTTTCCGAGAAAGGTATAAAGTTGCTTTTTTTAAAACAGATTATGCTTTAGTAAATACTAATGTCATCGAGGTTAGGAATAGAAATAATAATTTATTATCTGGTAACTCTAAAAAAAATAAATTATTTAAAATGCTATATAAACAAGAAGAATCAAGTATTGTATATGTAAAATCTCCGAATGAAGCCTATAAACTTGCCAAAGAATATGTAGACTATTTACGCAAGAATAAGATTGAGACTGAAAATAAAAAATTAGATATATTTGAATGGATTGATAATAATATATCTCCTAATTGGCAATTAAAAGAAATGTTAGAACATGGTGTAGGGGCACACAACGGAGCACTCCCAAGGCATGTAGTAACTTCAGAAATTGATTTATTTAATAAAAAGAAAATTAAAGTACTTTTTGCAACGGTTTCATTGATTGAAGGCGTGAACACAGTTGCGAAAAATATGTTTGTATATAGTCAACATAAAGGTGATAATAAAATTGACTTTTTTGATTTTGCAAATATACGTGGTCGGGCTGGTAGAATGAATGAACATTTCACTGGAAATGTTTATGTGTTTATTGATGAAATTGCAGATGAACATCTCACTATTGATGTACCTAGTGTTGATCAGAATCCTGTGTCAGATGAAATTTTAATTAATATTTCAAGTAACGAAGTGAAAGATATTGAACGAAAACAGAGATTAGAAGATGGTTTAGATAATGAAATCTTAGAAATTATTAAGAATAATCTTATTTCAGTAGAAGGTCAGAAGTCTTTGTATCGCTTTATAGAAAAAGAGCAAAAAACTGGTGGAATAGATTATTTAAGGTGGGATGGTATACCTAGTTATGATAAATTATGGCAAACTCTTTACTTAGGATATAAATTTTTGAAATCAAATGATAGAATCGGTTTTGTACAAAGTAGAGCTGTAATGTCGCTTAAATTTGTCAATCTATCATTAAGAAAAGTTATTGAAGAACAGTATAAATACTATTTGTCTGAAAAAAGAAAAGATCCTTTAAATAGTGCCATTGATTTTGTTTTGAAATTTCAAAAAACAGAAGCTGGGTACGAAATACCTAAAATTTTATCTGTGATTGATTCTATACAAAGACATGTATTCAATAAATTAGGTTTGCCTGCTGGGGACTATTCTGTATTTGCCTCTTTATTAGAGAATGAACAGATTGATGAAAGATTACAATTTTTAATTGATTATGGTGTACCAAGCTCAGCTGTAAAAAAAATTAGAAATATACCTGATAATCTTATTGAAGATTCTCATATAATACAATATCTAAGAAGAAATTTATCTCTTATAATTAGGAATTTGATTCCTTATGAAGCAAATTTATTAGAAGAAGCAATACGGTAGATATGAAAAAGACCCTAAAGAAGTAGATTAGGTATATTTTATTTTGAATAACACGAGGTACCCCCTATGAACGAAATCAAATGCCCCAACTGTGGGGAAGTCTTTACAGTAAATGAGAGTCAGTATGCCGAACTCTTGTCTCAAGTGAGAACGGCAGAATTTGATAAGGAACTGCACGATCGCATGAAGCAGGAGCTAGCCTTGGCTGAGCAAAAGGCTATGAATGAGCAACAGATTAAACTAGCTCAAAAAGACCAAGAAATCGCGCAACTGCAGAGTCAAATCCAAAACTTTGATACAGAGCAAGAGTTGGCTAAGAAAGAGGTTGAACAGACAAGTCATCAGGCCTTATTAGCAAAGGACAAGGAAGTGCAGGCCTTGGAAAACCAATTGGCGACCTTGCGTTTAGAGCATGAAAACCAACTGCAAAAGACTCTCTCTGATTTAGAAAGAGAGCGTGATCAGGTCAAAAACCAGCTCCTCTTGCAGGAAAAGGAAAATGAGTTATCTTTGGCTTCTGTTAAGCAAAATTACGAAGCTCAGCTCAAGGCAGCTAGTGAACAGGTCGAGTTCTATAAGAATTTCAAAGCCCAACAATCCACAAAAGCTATCGGGGAAAGTTTGGAACAGTATGCAGAGAGTGAGTTTAACAAGGTTCGTAGTTTTGCCTTTCCAAATGCCTACTTTGAGAAGGATAACAAGGTCTCTGCGCGTGGATCTAAGGGAGACTTTATCTTCCGTGAATGTGATGAAAATGGAGTGGAAATTATTTCCATCATGTTTGAGATGAAAAACGAAGCGGATGGGACAGAGAAAAGGCACAAGAATGCGGACTTCTACAAGGAATTGGACAAGGACCGTCGGGAGAAAAACTGCGAATATGCGGTTCTGGTGACCATGCTAGAAGCAGATAACGACTACTTTAATACAGGGATTGTTGATGTCAGTCATGAGTATGAAAAGATGTATGTGATTCGTCCCCAGTTCTTTATCCAGTTGATTGGTCTCTTGCGAAATGCTGCGCTTAATTCTTTGAAATATAAGCAAGAGTTGGCACTTGTCCGTGAACAAAACATTGATATCACTCACTTTGAGGAAGATTTGGATGCCTTTAAACTAGCCTTTGCCAAGAACTACAATTCAGCTTCAACTAACTTTGGTAAAGCCATCGACGAAATTGATAAGGCTATCAAACGCATGGAAGAGGTTAAGAAATTCCTAACCACATCCGAAAACCAACTCCGCCTCGCCAATAACAAATTGGAAGATGTTTCAGTAAAAAAATTGACCCGAAAAAACCCAACTATGAAAGCCAAGTTTGATGCGCTGAAGGGAGAGTGAGAAAGCAACAGATGAACGGTATTATTAACTTAAAAAAAGAAGCGGGGATGACTTCGCATGACGCGGTTTTTAAACTGCGTAAGATTTTGGGAACAAAGAAAATCGGTCATGGTGGGACCCTGGATCCGGATGTAGTGGGTGTTTTGCCTATTGCGGTGGGCAAGGCGACCCGCATGGTCGAGTTTATGCAGGATGAGGGCAAGGTCTATGAGGGGGAAATCACTCTCGGCTATTCAACGACGACCGAGGATGCTAGTGGGGAAGTAGTCGCAGAAACTCCTGTTTTGTCGCCCTTGGATGAAACCACTGTCGATGAAGCGATTGCGAGTCTGACTGGGCCTATTACTCAGATTCCACCTATGTACTCGGCTGTCAAGGTCAATGGTCGCAAGCTCTATGAGTATGCGCGTGCAGGTCAGGAAGTGGAGCGTCCAGAACGTCAGGTGACCATTTATCAATTTGAGCGGACGAGTCCGATTTCTTATGAGGGCGAACTTGCACGATTCACTTTTCGTGTGAAATGTAGTAAGGGGACTTATATCCGTATCTTGTCTGTTGACTTGGGAGAGAAGCTGGGTTATGCGGCCCATATGTCTCACCTAACACGTACCAGTGCTGCAGGTTTGCAGTTAGATGAGGCTCTTACCTTGGAAGAAATTGCCGAAAGAGTTGAGGCTGGTCAACTTGACTTTCTCCACCCTCTTGAGATTGGTACAGGGGACCTTGTCAAAGTTTTCCTAAGTCCAGAAGAGGCTACAGAAGTGCGCTTTGGTCGTTTTATCGAGCTAGACCAAACGGACAAAGAATTGGCTGCTTTTGAAGGTGATAAATTGCTTGCCATTTTAGAAAAAAGGGACAATTTCTACAAACCAAGAAAGGTTTTTGGCTAGTCTAACTGGAGTGTGGGGATGGATTTGTTTCCCCTAGACTATCCAAACCAGACTATAAATTTTGAAAAAAATATGATAGAATAGACGACGGATAAAAAAACGGAGGATAGCATGCAAAATAGACCAATCATTATCGGAGTGACAGGTGGTTCTGGTGGAGGAAAAACCAGTGTTTCAAGAGCCATTTTATCGCATTTTCCTGATGAAAAGATTTCCATGATTGAGCATGATTCATACTACAAGGATCAGTCTCACTTGACCTTTGAAGAGCGTGTCAAAACCAACTACGACCATCCTTTTGCTTTTGATACAGACTTAATGATTGAGCAAATTAAGGAATTGTTGGCAGGGCGCCCGGTGGACATCCCGACTTATGACTATACAGCGCATACACGGAGTAGCAAGACCTATCGTCAGGAGCCTCAAGATGTCTTTATCGTTGAGGGAATTTTGGTCTTGGAGGACAAGCGTCTGCGCGATTTGATGGATATCAAGATTTTTGTGGATACAGATGATGACGTGCGTATTATTCGCCGGATCAAGCGTGATATGGAGGAGCGTGGACGTAGCCTTGACAGTGTCATTGAGCAGTACTTAGGTGTAGTTAAACCTATGTACCACCAGTTTATCGAGCCGACTAAGCGTTATGCCGATATCGTCATTCCTGAGGGAGTCAGCAATACCGTTGCTATCGACCTTTTGACGACCAAGATTGCAAAGATTTTGGAAGAAGCGCGAAACAGTAAATAATCAGATGAGGAGGCCTAGCCTCCTTTTTCTATTTTTCCTTTAGTTTCAGTAGGAAAAAGGTGATTTTTAAGCATGTTTTTGGTATAATAATACCCATGGAAAAGCAAGAAAATGAATAGTAGGTGGAGATGGAAAAGTATTTATCGGTAACAACTTTGACCAAGTATCTGAAAATGAAATTCGATAAAGACCCTTACTTGGAACGGGTCTATTTAACTGGTCAAGTTTCCAACTTTCGTAAACGACCTACTCACCAATATTTCTCCCTAAAAGACGACCATGCAGTCATTCAAGCGACCATCTGGTCAGGGATTTATCAAAAATTGGGTTTCGACCTCGAAGAGGGAATGAAAATCAATGTGATTGGGCGTGTGCAAATCTATGAACCCAGCGGGAGCTACTCTATCATCATTGAAAAAGCTGAGCCTGATGGGGTTGGGGCGCTCGCGATTCAGTTTGAACAACTCAAGAAAAAATTGACGGAAGAAGGTCTATTTCAAGAGAGATTCAAGCAACCTCTTCCCCAATTTGCTAAGCGAATCGGTGTGGTAACCAGTCGCAGTGGAGCTGTTATTCGAGATATTATCACGACCGTCAGCAGACGTTTTCCAGGTGTTGATATCCTTCTCTATCCGACCAAGGTACAAGGTGATGGAGCTGCGGAGGAAATTGCTCGAAATATTGCGCGTGCCAATCAACGTGAGGACCTAGATGTTCTCATCATTGGTCGTGGTGGGGGTTCCATCGAGGATCTCTGGGCTTTTAACGAAGAGATCGTGGTACGGGCTATTTTTGAATCTCGTTTGCCAGTTATTTCTAGTGTTGGGCATGAGACGGATGTGACCTTGGCAGACTTTGTGGCCGATCGTCGTGCTGCGACGCCAACAGCTGCAGCTGAACTGGCAACACCTGTAACCAAGTTGGATCTTTTGACTCATTTGCAAAATCAAGAAAAACGGATGTCAACAGCAGTCCGAAATGTCCTATCTAAGAAACAAGAAGCTCTGAAAAAATGCAGTCAGTCTGTGATTTTTAGACAGCCAGAGCGCTTGTATGATGGTTATTTGCAACGGTTAGATCAACTACAACTACGCTTAAAACAAAGTTTGCGAACACAGATTTCTGATAATAAACAGCTAGTTCAAGCAAGGACGCATCAACTAGTCCAATTATCACCTGTTACCAAAATCCAACGCTATCAAGATCGCTTAAGCCAGTTGGACAAGCTCCTACGTAGCCAAATGGCGCTGGTTTATGATGCCAAGGTTGCTGAAGTGAAGCGACTTTCAGAAGCTCTGCTGATGTTGGATACCAGTCGAATCGTGGCGCGTGGTTATGCTATTGTCAAAAAGGAAGAGTCCGTAGTAGACTCGGTTGAGAGTTTGAAGAAAAAAGACCAAGTGACGCTTTTGATGCGAGATGGTCAAGTAGAATTAGAGGTTAAAGATGTCAAAACAAAAGAAATTTGAGGAAAATCTAGCAGAACTGGAGACCATTGTCCAAAGTTTAGAAAATGGTGAAATCGCTTTGGAAGATGCGATTGCCGCCTTTCAAAAGGGAATGGTCTTGTCAAAAGAGCTCCAAGCGACGCTGGACAGGGCTGAAAAGACCTTGGTTAAGGTCATGCAAGAAGACGGAACAGAAAGTGATTTTGAATGAAGAAGCAAGAAAAATTAGCTCTTGTCGAGTCTGCCTTGGAAGATTTTTATGGAGACCAGCAGTTTGCCTCTAGTTTGCGAGAGTCCGTTCTCTATTCCATTCATGCTGGGGGCAAGCGTATTCGGCCTTTTCTCTTGTTGGAGGTTCTGGAAGCCTTGCAAGTCGCTATTAAACCAGCACACGCGCAGGTAGCTGCGGCCTTGGAAATGATTCATACAGGAAGCTTGATTCATGATGATCTTCCTGCCATGGATGATGACGATTATCGTCGAGGGCGTTTAACCAATCATAAGAAATTTGGCGAAGCGATGGCAATATTGGCAGGAGACGCTTTGTTCCTAGATCCCTATGCCTTGATCGCGCAGGCAGATTTGCCAAGTCGGATCAAGGTGGACCTGATTGCCAACCTATCCCTTGCTTCAGGAAGTCTAGGCATGGTAGCAGGTCAGGTTTTAGATATGGAAGGCGAACACCAGCACTTGTCCTTGAAAGAACTTCAGACCATTCATGCCAATAAGACTGGAAAATTGCTAGCCTATCCCTTCCAAGCAGCAGCTATCATAGCAGAATTAACGCCTGAAATCCAAGCAAAACTAAAAACTGTGGGTGAATTGATTGGGCTGGCCTTTCAAGTTCGAGATGATGTGTTAGATATGACCGCTAGTTTTGAGGAAATCGGCAAGACTCCGCAAAAGGATTTACAGGCAGAAAAGTCGACCTATCCAGCCTTGTTGGGCTTGGAGGAGGCTATATCCTTTTGTAACCAAACTTTGGATCAAGCCGAGGCTAAATTAGAAGAAATTGCCCAGCAAGTCAGCTTTGAAACAGCGCCGATTGTGAAAGTAGTAGAAAGTTTGAGAATCAATGACTAAGGAAAGAGTGGATGTACTAGCTTATAAACAGGGCTTGTTTGAAACACGAGAACAGGCTAAACGCGGTGTCATGGCTGGTCTAGTTGTAGCAGTCCTCAATGGGGAGCGTTTTGACAAGCCAGGAGAGAAAATCCCAGATGACACTGAGCTAAAACTCAAAGGTGAAAAACTCAAGTATGTTAGCCGTGGTGGTTTGAAATTAGAAAAAGCCTTGCAGGTCTTTGGGTTGTCAGTTGATGGAGCGACCACGATTGATATCGGTGCTTCCACTGGAGGATTTACTGACGTCATGTTGCAAAATGGTGCTGAGTTGGTCTTTGCAGTCGATGTTGGCACCAATCAGTTGGCTTGGAAATTACGCCAAGACTCGCGGGTTGTCAGCATGGAGCAGTTTAATTTTCGTTATGCTGAAAAGACTGATTTTGAGCAGGAACCAAGCTTTGCCAGTATTGATGTGAGTTTCATTTCCCTCAGTCTGATTTTGCCTGCTTTGCATCGTGTCTTGGCTGATCAAGGTCAGGTGGTGGCACTTGTCAAACCCCAGTTTGAAGCAGGTCGTGAGCAGATTGGGAAAAATGGAATCATTCGAGATGCTAAGGTTCATCAAACTGTCCTTGAATCTGTCACTGCTATGGCAGTTGAGCAAGGTTTTTCAGTGCTTGGTTTGGACTTTTCTCCCATCCAAGGTGGACATGGAAACATCGAATTTCTGGCATATTTGAAAAAGGAAGAGGGAGCAAGTAATCAAGTTGCCCCTGAAATAGAAAAAGTTGTAGAGAGAGCACATAGAGAATTTAAAGATGAATAAAAAAGAGAGACTTGAAAAAATTAGAAGATTTGTTACGGATTATCAAATCGGGACTCAGGAAGAAATCGTTGAGCATTTGAAGGAAGCAGGTATTTCTGCTACGCAGGCCACTGTCTCAAGGGACATCAAGGAGCTTGGGATTGTTAAAATTCCTTTGAAGAACAACACCTATATCTATGAGTTGCCAAAATCAATCGTCAAAAGTTTGCAGTTGGCTGAGGACAATATTGTGAGTTCTGAGTTAATGGGAAATATGATTAATCTTGCTGTCATTCCTGGAAATACTATTTTTGTGAAGAGTCAGTTGGTTGAGGCATTCTCTGAACAGATTTTTAGCTGTCTAGCTGATGATGATTCTATCTTAATTGTAGCTAGAACAGCAGAGGCAGCTGAGGAAATTGTTGAACAAGTCAAAAAATGGTAGGTCAGTATGTTACTTGAAATTTCGATAAAAAACTTTGCCATTATTGAGGCGATTTCCCTCAATTTTGAAAAGGGTATGACTGTTTTAACCGGGGAAACGGGTGCTGGAAAGTCTATTATTATCGACGCTATGAATCTCATGTTGGGGGCTCGTGCAACGACAGACGTTATTCGTTACGGTGCTCCTAAGGCAGAGATTGAGGGGCTTTTCTCAGTTGAAAATAGTCGCCTTTTACAGGAACTTTTTGATGAGCAAGGTTTGGAAATGGGTGATGAAATTATCATCCGGCGTGAAATTCTGCAAAATGGTCGTAGTGTTAGTCGCGTGAATGGCCAGATGGTCA
This Streptococcus oralis DNA region includes the following protein-coding sequences:
- a CDS encoding HamA C-terminal domain-containing protein — its product is MSHCHSEHKEISNNVHTFYIGFDLDDFGKISQVKKKFYDELFDDIASFAFGSHNVMKRIKEPQDISKVQREALRKMYNIPELQEASRYYLESDLVEDKYLKRGEFGELLLYHLLHEYFNADALISKIYFKDSMGLPAHGFDAVHVDSDNQILWIGESKLYSESSSAIDALMKDLEEHFRISFFDSEFVIIENRVHDSDIELDDFMKKLINPQTKVLDKLANINIALFAGFDSKSLQEFEDEESFKKKLESEINILEKKALKKIEEHPWNEHLNIFLFLFPIDNKKEFVKDLHLKLKGAQQG
- a CDS encoding O-acetylhomoserine aminocarboxypropyltransferase/cysteine synthase family protein, which codes for MTRDFKFETLQLHAGQVVDPATKSRAVPIYQTTSFVFDDTQEGADLFALRKPGNIYTRITNPTTAAFEERIAALEGGVGALATASGMAALTYTILALAHAGDHVVAASTIYGGTFNLLKETLPRYGITTTFVDVDNLEEVEAAIGDNTKLVLIETLGNPLINIPDLEKLAEIAHKHQIPLVSDNTFATPYLINVFSHGVDISVHSATKFIGGHGTTIGGVIVDSGRFDWAASGKFPQFVEEDPSYHNLSYTRDVGAAAFIIAVRVQLLRDTGAALSPFNAFLLLQGLETLSLRVERHVQNAEKIVDFLVNHPKVEKVNYPKLADSPYHALAEKYLPKGVGSIFTFHVKGGETEARKVIDNLEIFSDLANVADAKSLVVHPATTTHGQLSEKDLEAAGVTPNQIRLSIGLENVEDLIEDLRLALEKV
- a CDS encoding DEAD/DEAH box helicase, yielding MKNIKEILKYSELKNYEENFELIKYISSIIDTSDARKVIIHILDIWENVNNNAKEMWIDLIGRAGFYPYYIEKVCQEEQLTLSLQDQIKTEFFKSDYLPNIYFHQQQKEIEIALSNGNNIAVSAPTSFGKSLLIEEIVARKQFCNILIIQPTLALIDETRKKLSKYKGDYNLIINTRQIVLEKNIFILTAERVLEFPNLPNIDFFVIDEFYKICNRLNDSRIDSLNVALLRVMKHNTQAMFLTPTVDSLSEAFRERYKVAFFKTDYALVNTNVIEVRNRNNNLLSGNSKKNKLFKMLYKQEESSIVYVKSPNEAYKLAKEYVDYLRKNKIETENKKLDIFEWIDNNISPNWQLKEMLEHGVGAHNGALPRHVVTSEIDLFNKKKIKVLFATVSLIEGVNTVAKNMFVYSQHKGDNKIDFFDFANIRGRAGRMNEHFTGNVYVFIDEIADEHLTIDVPSVDQNPVSDEILINISSNEVKDIERKQRLEDGLDNEILEIIKNNLISVEGQKSLYRFIEKEQKTGGIDYLRWDGIPSYDKLWQTLYLGYKFLKSNDRIGFVQSRAVMSLKFVNLSLRKVIEEQYKYYLSEKRKDPLNSAIDFVLKFQKTEAGYEIPKILSVIDSIQRHVFNKLGLPAGDYSVFASLLENEQIDERLQFLIDYGVPSSAVKKIRNIPDNLIEDSHIIQYLRRNLSLIIRNLIPYEANLLEEAIR
- a CDS encoding class A sortase, translated to MSHKKTKNKKSKKNKRRNLFINILAGFLILLSLALIFNSKIRDIFLIWNTNKYQVNQVTKENIDENLKSEGNFDFDSVKSISSEAVLASQWDAQKLPVIGGIAIPEVEINLPIFKGLDNVNLFYGAGTMKPDQKMGEGNYSLASHHIFTAENASQMLFSPLVNAKAGMKIYLTDKDKVYTYVITEVKRVTPDRVDEIEDRDGVKEITLVTCVDYNATERIIVKGIFKESKAYSETSEDILKAFNQPYRQRY
- a CDS encoding formate/nitrite transporter family protein, coding for MVSSEFISKIEFACKKKESLYSQSKFKYSIRSMFAGAFLTFSTAAGAVGADLINKIAPGSGRFLFPFVFAWGLAYIVFLNAELVTSNMMFLTAGSFLKKISWRKTAEILLYCTLFNLIGALIAGWGFAHSAAYANLTHDSFISGVVEMKLGRSNELVLLEGILANIFVNIAILSFVLVKDGGAKLWLVLSAIYMFVFLTNEHIAANFASFAIVKFSVAADSIANFDIPNILRHWGITFVGNFIGGGLLMGLPYAFLNKNEDTYVD